Proteins from a genomic interval of Diospyros lotus cultivar Yz01 chromosome 6, ASM1463336v1, whole genome shotgun sequence:
- the LOC127804658 gene encoding abscisic acid 8'-hydroxylase 3-like — protein MSINVLREEFFFLVRNYYDVIFAAAIAIAVTLALSKALRRETSSNKVIPGWRGLPFLDETLSFLAATYSTKGCYDFVRQRRLWYGKWFRTRIFGKIHVFVPTTEGARTIFANDFALFNKGYVKSMADAVGKKSLLCAPQESHRRIRRLLSDPFSMNSLSKFVQKFDSMLCERLKKLGEDGKSFAVLDFNMKIAFDAMCNMLMSITDASLLRQIERDCTAVSDAMLSFPVMIPGTRYYKGIKARNRLMETFRDMISCRRSGKESPEDFLQSMLQRDSYPANEKLDNSEIMDNLLTLIIAGQTTTAAAMMWSVKFIDENRDVQDKLREEQLALLQSKPRGYLLTLEDLNSMSYGLKVVKETLRMSNVLLWYPRVALDDCTIEGFRIKKGWHVNVDATCIHYDPELYKDPMQFNPSRFDEMQKPYSFIPFGSGPRTCLGMNMAKVTMLVFLHRLASGYKWRVDDLDASLERKAHIPRLRSGCPITLSPLA, from the exons ATGTCGATTAATGTACTCAGAGAAGAGTTTTTCTTCCTTGTTCGGAACTACTATGATGTTATCTTTGCTGCAGCGATCGCAATAGCAGTAACCCTCGCTCTCTCCAAGGCACTGAGAAGAGAAACCAGTTCGAACAAGGTAATTCCAGGCTGGCGAGGGCTACCTTTCCTGGACGAAACCTTGTCGTTTCTCGCAGCCACTTATAGCACCAAAGGATGCTACGATTTTGTTAGACAGCGACGATTATG GTATGGGAAGTGGTTCAGAACGAGGATATTCGGGAAGATTCACGTGTTTGTTCCAACAACCGAGGGTGCAAGAACTATATTTGCTAATGACTTTGCGCTGTTCAACAAGGGATACGTTAAATCAATGGCAGATGCAGTTGGAAAGAAGAGCCTGCTATGTGCTCCCCAAGAGAGTCACAGAAGGATTAGGCGTCTTCTATCTGATCCATTTTCAATGAATTCTTTATCCAAGTTTGTTCAGAAATTTGACTCCATGCTGTGTGAAAGGCTGAAGAAACTAGGAGAAGATGGGAAAAGTTTTGCGGTGCTTGACTTCAATATGAAG ATAGCATTTGATGCAATGTGCAATATGCTGATGAGCATCACAGATGCTTCGTTGCTCCGGCAAATTGAGAGGGACTGCACCGCTGTTTCCGATGCCATGTTATCGTTTCCTGTCATGATTCCCGGAACCAGATACTACAAAGGCATCAAG GCAAGAAACAGGCTAATGGAAACATTTAGGGACATGATTTCTTGTCGGAGGAGTGGGAAGGAATCACCGGAAGATTTCCTTCAGTCCATGTTACAGAGAGATTCATACCCAGCTAATGAAAAGCTCGACAACTCAGAAATAATGGACAACTTGTTGACGTTGATAATTGCTGGACAGACCACCACTGCTGCTGCAATGATGTGGAGTGTCAAGTTCATTGATGAAAATAGAGATGTCCAAGACAAGCTCAGG GAAGAACAGCTGGCTTTACTCCAAAGCAAGCCTCGTGGGTACTTGCTCACCCTTGAAGATCTTAACAGCATGTCATATGGCTTAAAG GTTGTCAAAGAGACACTAAGAATGTCAAATGTCTTACTGTGGTATCCCCGTGTTGCACTTGATGACTGCACAATCGAAG GTTTTAGAATAAAGAAAGGATGGCATGTAAATGTAGATGCAACTTGCATTCACTACGACCCAGAACTCTACAAGGACCCTATGCAATTCAACCCTTCAAGATTTGAT GAAATGCAGAAACCATACAGTTTTATACCATTTGGGTCAGGGCCAAGAACATGCCTGGGAATGAACATGGCTAAAGTCACGATGCTGGTGTTCTTGCACCGACTCGCCAGTGGATACAA GTGGAGAGTTGATGATCTTGATGCATCTCTAGAGAGGAAAGCTCATATTCCTAGATTGAGGAGCGGCTGCCCAATCACTTTATCGCCCTTAGCTTGA